The genome window ATATGCATTAttaattagaagaagaaaaattattagcAAAGGGTATTTTTTTGTAGGGGAGACTAGggggtttttttcttttttaaacaacaCGAATAATTTGTTGCTGCAAGACAACGACAATTAAAAGAGATGAAAGCAAAAGCACTATGAAAAAGTTCCAAGAAACCCAAAAGTTAAATCTTCATACCAGCAAAAGTCACCCCACAATGGATAAGAACTGGACACCAAAAACAACGGACTCCACTTGAGCAGCCATGTTTGAGGGATAAAGGAAGCAAAAAGAGGTGGAAAAGTCATAAATGGAGTTAAGAATAATCTTACGTGCATGAACACCCAATAATTATGCAGGTTGGTGCCCATAGTAAGAATAAGAAAACCATGATAATTGAATTGCGGTATGCATATGTATTTTTGAATCGCAATTGCCACAATCAATGGGGCAATGTAAGGAACAGGATGCACAAACTGCTTTAATTTAATTCGTCACGTTCTATATGGATTACATCGCCAGCAAtatccttttgttttcaattttaaaggAGGATTTTTGTCAATTAATGTTTACGAATAttcattaaagaattaaaaaataaaaaattttaaagtaaagtaTAAGCAGTAAagtattttcataattataggaaatttaataaaaaaaatataattattaattattttaaaatacttgtcataattttgtttaaattttaataactatcttaaaaattatacttctcatcataatttttaatagattgatatttttttacactaataacAGTGCATATAATCTAAATTAATTGTAtaccaaaattataaagaaagagATATAAATTTAAACTTGAGAATATCCTTATGGGGTCTTTTTCTATTGGTAGTGTGGTTGCCATGTGCAATATTCTCCAGCTCGCGATCGTCAACAGTTTGGAAGCATAAGCCTAATCATGGAAAGTGAATCCAATCCTCTGAAATCATCATATGTATCTTTGAATCTGCATTGTGCATTCGCTTCTTCTGTTCAGTAgcttctgcatttttttttttggctctgCATTAAGTGCATTTcacctaaaaatctaaaaaatgttAAGATCACGCGTGTCCATACACTATAATAATCCCACCGTCACgtgtttttgaaatttatatagTTCTTTATTCTgtaaaagtaatttattttaactatcaTGATCAAGTGCAGTTAAACAATTACACAGCAGACGACCGTTGTTACCTATCCATGCCACGTCAAACGGCTAAAAAGTTCAAAATCACCTCAAAAGGTTATATGATACGAATCACCGACAGTGTTATCGATGCTAATTTGATCATTCATCACTATAAAAGTTGGAGTGGGTCCCATGAAAATGTATGGATttttaagtgagaaaaaaaaataatttattcaaaaataaaaaagataaaactgtTTCGTCAGTTGATACGCGGTGATAATTAACTAAACAGTTTTTATATAGATATAAATAACaaactctttaatttttttgggtaaaaGGAGCACTTTAGTATTTTACCCTACAAAATTAAGCCCCTCAACAATGTAACTCACTTCCCCCCATCTAGTCCCTCCACTCCCACACAGATAAATGGGTTAATTAACTGCACAATGATGaccaacataaaaataaaattaaaaacgtaTCATAAACCCGCCTTTTTGATATATGGATGAAAacaacataaatataataaattatgcaatacaataaaaataaagaaaatacaaaataagatagatgacaaaaatattattaaaaataaagttatttttaaagtgTCTTTGATTGAAACTTGTtatcatgaataaaaataaattattaaaaataaaattaaaattaactgaataatattttaaaaatgataacattaaacataataaaactaattagatttatttatatttaaatccaATATATAAGATATTTGTTTACTTATATATGAATCTAAacgaagtatttttttttttaaaaaaaattataagtttttaaaaatattttatatttaaattcatcacaaatatttagataaaaaataataattcgagaatcttaggaagaataACATTGAAAGCTAGATTAGATTTacttgaatttaaaaataaatttaattaatgaaaaaaattaagaaattaaatatgcacGTAATTTCAAATGGGGAGATAAAACAGTCTTGTTGATACTTAGGTTAATTAATTATGACTAACTTAAGGGAGTTATGTTAAATACTTCcttcctttattttattataattattgtgtaaaaaaatattttttttctcaaaataataatagttttatctttttaataaaattaatatttgtactTATATCcattatatattaatgatgaattaaaaaaatttaaaaataaactaatgatGATGtaaggttaattttataaaatgattatttatttatttatttattatttttcttgattttttatttgtgtaaaataataaagaataattattttgaaacagataatatatatttttttaatctgatCAATCATATACACAGTATCAATCCACATtggttttacttttaaattaagaCCTAATCACACTTATTCACACCACGTCAAGTATATATCCAATACTCAAATCAATTGGCCGGTCAATAACCCTACTCACATGCTAACgacagattttaaattttaaggcaGCACAAGATATTACTATCCAAATAATAGTAGAAAAGAGGGGAAGTatatccaacaaaaaaatgacaTTACACGCAGTATAAGGGACCCGTGTCTCAACAGTCAAACTAAACTTCTGCTAGCAACAGAATAACtttcaaataaagaaaaaaaatgttaaaatttcttGATAATAGTAAAGATTCCTGTATCATTGTTCATCGTGATGTACATGTATACGTGTGTGATGGTATtaagttaaaaacattttatccgCATTATTATTAAAGATAATAACGATATGACGAAATTCCATCCTTAGTAGAGGCAACAAaacgtaaaattaaaaaagatgcaagtttggatttgaatttgattttgtctTAAAAATTGGAAGtcacattataattatatactcACTCATTATGTTAAGGAGTTTTAACattagtgatattttttttaaccatcaGATTGAGTGGGATAAAGGGATATCTCACTTTACCAACTTTGGTCcacaaaattttagaatttgggAATTTAGGATTCGAACCAGGTCCCTCCCCTCCCTAGTCTAAATGCAATTTTACGCAAAGCAATTTAATTTCACTGGGACAAAACTACATAACTGAAACGAAGGCGGAGGCAGATCAAAACCGAACCAACCTCACTACACTAGTGTCGgtctctttctttttggccGTGATTAATGTTGTCACTTTCAAGGTGCATCATTCTTctattattattcaaaattaactTTCTTGCCGTAAAAACAGTTTAAAAGATTCTAATACAACTGGCTCGTATAGTAATGTACTAATATATTCCCCTCTTTGGAAGTTCCACTTAAGACATCACTCACTTCCCCCTCTCTGCTTTTTGCAGTCCTCCTTTACCTGCAAAAACAGCAAATGGCTCTGCTTAACCTCATACTTGTCTGGTTATTTTTCTTGAGTCTGTGTCTTTATTCGTGTCCTACTTCGGCCCAGTTAAGTAGACACCACTATGCAAAAACTTGCCCCAATGTAGAAAACATTGTCAGAGAAGCAGTCAAAAAGAAGTTTCATCAAACATTTGTTACGGTCCCTGCCACCATTCGTCTCTTCTTCCATGATTGCTTCGTGCAGGTAATCAATTGCATGCATTTGATTCATTCACCGCATAAAtgttaaaaagaaagtaaaagagaaaatCCCCCCATCACAGTGTCTTCTAGTTGAACTAATCAAATTCTATTTATGCTTTGCTTGTAATATTACACAGGGCTGTGATGCCTCGGTTTTGGTTGCATCcacaaaaaacaacaaagcAGAGAAGGATCACCCTGATAATCTTTCACTAGCTGGAGATGGGTTTGATACAGTGATTAAAGCAAAAGAAGCAGTGGATGCAGTTCCATTGTGCAGGAACAAAGTTTCATGTGCTGATATTTTAGCTATGGCAACCCGTGATGTTATTGCACTGGTTTGTTTGTTCATGAATTACTCCTAGCTGACTCTAATTCCGGTgaaaaacattttgattttttgagATGTGACTTATTAGAAGCTTTATTGAATTGTAAATTTATAATGCAATTGCACATTCTTCAGGCTGGTGGGCCTTTCTACGAGGTTGAATTGGGAAGATTTGATGGGCTAAGATCTAAATCTTCAGATGTAAATAGGAGGCTGCCTCAGGCAGAGTTCAACTTGAACCAGCTGAATTCACTGTTTGCGGCCAACGGCCTCACCCAAACTGAAATGATAGCTCTGTCAGGTAACGCACTTTCCAATACAAGAGTGCCAGCCAAATAACTCAATTCTAAACACATGATCTGTATTCCCAAGGGAATCCCATTATTGGGTTTCTAAGTAATGGGTAAATTTCATCCACTATCTTTTAACTCTCAATCATGTTTTATTATGctatttacaaattataatcaaatctaaatatgtgaattaatcttttttttaacatgatctttactatcaaatgaATTCCATGCAACCAATATGTTGTTAATTAGTTTAACTTctttattatcaaatttgtaTGTTAGAATACTGTGAATTAAAAAAcgtagaaaaaatatttcacagtagtcatcaacaaaataaatatttatatttttttattctcaataaatacacaattataaataaattttacatttagtACTAACAATGGACAGAAAGTAATATTTTGAAAAGGGTTTggtagaataattttaaatcctaTTATTAATCTCTCTACTTTTTTATACGAGAAGTATTGaacttttttacatttttaagatattgaatttttttatttaatattcttttataaagTAGCAGGAAGTTTTGTCGAAGAATACAGCATTACTTAGTTTAGTATTCTTGAATTCCTTCATTAAATAAGAATGCAAAATACAGCATAAATATAACTTAGTGTAGGATTATTTTCGTAAAAGGATATTTAAAATTTCGTactagaaaaagaagaaaaaaagaaaagtcaaGCTAATCATAGTTTGAATTTCTTTATGATAATTGATTCACTCTACACTACAGGTGCTCACACTGTTGGATTCTCCCATTGCAACAAATTCACGAACAGAGTATACAATTTCAAGAGCAAAAGTCGAGTGGACCCTACACTGAACGAGAAATACGCAACACAGCTAAGGTCAATGTGCCCAAGGAATGTGGATCCAAGGATTGCAATCGATATGGACCCAACCACTCCACGGTCATTCGACAATGTTTATTTCAAGAATCTTCAGCAAGGGAAGGGCCTCTTCTCTTCAGACCAAGTTCTCTTCACGGACTCAAGATCCAAGGCCACAGTAAATGCCTTTGCTAGTAGCAGCAATATCTTTCATGCCAACTTCGCTGCTGCCATGACCAAATTGGGCCGAGTTGGAGTCAAGAATGCACAGAATGGAAACATTCGCACCGATTGTTCTGTCATTTAATTTACGATAAAAACAACTCATGTTAAGGAGGGACATTATTATCTAGTCAGGGGAATTCGTTATGTATATTATTTACCCtgtgtttaaaataataagtacTGAAAGTATTTAATTTCTCATTTGTCATGATTCCTctgttttgttttctctttaattGTTCCCTTTAGATTATCAACTTATTCCACCACGATCATAGCGGCATAACAAAGCAAGTTTGTAACTATTCAATTCGTTGACCATATTTTGAGTAATGTGGAAGTAATAATTTGCAAGACAAATTGTCTTGCTGAAAAAACAGTAAAATGCACACTAAGTGTGACTTGGTTAACTACATCAAACACCTTAATAGTAACCTTCTTTGCGTAGAAAAACTCGTTGATCTCTAAATATATGCAAAGATATTTGGGCATGGTTAGGATACCCATACATAAAGGTTTTGCTCACTTGAATGCATGCTAGTTTATCTATCTCATGGCTTAATTCACAATATGGTGTAAATGGGCTACTACAAATATTCTGCAAGCACTAAACCTTGCAAAGACACAAGCAATTACATAAACTTCAAATGTCTCAGATAATAAGCAAGGGAAAACCATATAATTTATAGAACCAACCACAAATTCCACTATTACTTTATGTGCAACTCGATAATTAACATTAAGGTATTAGTCtctatgaaaattgaaaaaaaggtaaacaatatttttttcgaGTTCTACACGACATAGCTTGCTGCTCACCTTATCATGGGAAGTGctaaaattttgtatattggCCTTCAGATTCTTAATTGATAACTAAAATAGTAGTTACATAGCTGTTTCGGCATGATCATAATCTTTTCTTATAATGCCCTGTGGTTTCTTTCAATGCCAACAAATTTACTGCTCCGTCTGCATTGTTGTGTGGTTTTGTATATGGACTTGTGAAACATACATCGTACAGTTCATCATACCCAAGCaccaaaataaaactataaacaCAATGAGTTAAAGACTctgaatcaaatcaaaattcaaccaaATCATGCAAAAGTCCAAAAAATTATTGCTTGGGTAGCTAATGAAAAGCACGTAGTTGCACATTAAAGTCTTGTGTTGTACccgtcaaaaaaaaaaaaaaaaacacatgcatctgagtgatgcatgcatgcatgcatttcAACTTTAATGAATTTCAACCCGTGGCAAAAGAGCCTTACCTTACCCACCAACTGTTATATCATAATGATCAAAACTTACAAGACTATCACATTGACATAATTCAAACCTCTAGACCCCTTAAcaataaaaggtaaaaaaaactaaatggaGGAAGGAGCAGGGTGTTTATACATATGAAGACCAATTTGCATACAATGCGAAAAATTGGGTGACAGCCAGATTTCAAATGCAAAAGTTCATAAGTGGTTTTCATAAAACCTGCGACAGAGAAATATACTCTGGTTTTACCATCGCACCAGTGCCCAAAAGACTAAGGAAAATAACTTTAGGCCGGGAATTAAACATTCCTTTTTGTTTTGGGCTCTATTGATCTAACCCTGAGCTGGCCcttatttttctcctttctaTAGAAGCACAATGTCGCCAACGTTTCAGGGTTAAAGCCCATAACAATGTGAAAGAGCTAACATTTTGTTGAAGAATATTTGTGAGGTATGGTATCATTTATCTTTGACTATGCCTGCTTATAGGGATAGATTATATTCTCTCCTAGCTAACTGCTAATTCTTTTTAtgcaaaaatattgtttatttagtcaaaagaacaagaaagattgaaagaagacaaaaaaatagGTTCTAGGGCTAAAGACTGTTCTTCCAAGTCTCAAAACATTCTTCTAGAAATTTGAAACtcctttgaaatttttatataaaaaacctCATGGTttcatatcttaaaaaaaattaatgcttaTCAGTACAAAAGATTTATGTACAAATTTTCACAAAATCCACATCTTATTTTTCAACTACTCATTCAAAAGTTGGTCATAGaattcatcaaattaattttgaagtttactaaaattttatttactacTGCTAATTTGATTCGCggaattctttaaaaaatttctcataTCCACTTGCTTTAACAAAAGAACCAAAATATCTTGCCATCCTTAGCACCCTTTCCTATAAATCTTGACCCTTCTGAATGTTAGTGATATTTATGACTTGTCTTGTcacgttaattttaatttaaagttaattaatttcgGTGTCTTaagttttacaaataaaaattgatatattttgcATTGATAATAAGTTTATATTCTACTTTAAATTGTTGCAATTTAGTTTGAagtcttatatttaaaaaaactgcAATAATTATGtacgaataaaaaaattgtctatttatttaattagaatgtttgtataatataatattaaatttatttgatgtcatttatcttaaaatatttacaattttattttttacttaattaattttacaatttaattacGTATGATATAAGGCGAAGTGCTAGGGGTTCTCTCTAATAAACTAGTACTCTCTCTTTTGAAACTCTCTTTGATTAGTTGAaatagtttttatgtttttttcttttaatatattttaattaattttatgagttAATTCATGGATTatcatttttaacatattttttattttaaatatttgtataattgaTCCATTGAATTCAACTCGTTTTAATACTTGTATTCTATCTTATCATATGATTTATATTGAACATTATATTATCGTGACGTCTTTTTTTAAGCTTTTAGGTGCTTTATGAAAGACGAAAGAAACATAGACAATGTGATAAGATCAATGTTAAAAACGAAGTACAACTCACTGGTACCACATGATGATATGAATAGGGGGGAAAGGAGAAAAGAAACATATGAAACGAGTTTTCCTACCTTTTAAGGGTGGTTGGAAATTGTAATGAAATGGGACCAAAATTCAATTGCTAATAGGTGCATGAATAAGATTTTGGTATGAGTGACTTAgtacttgatttttttaaataagatttcagatttaaatattataaataaataaaatgcttaaaaaaatttattaaaaataattggtcaaattttttataaagattaattaactaattgatGTTTTACAtcaatgtgataaaaaaaaaattgctggtGGGTGATGGTCAATCAGAATTGATGTCAAGTTCTCAACCCATGTATGGTCATGGATATAGTCCCACATTGCTCTGAGAGCACGTATCTACAAATTTAGAATAGTATCGTATATGGCTAAAATTTTCTGGTGCGTGTTACTTATGAACGTACTGAAGTTTTCTCTTTACTGCTCCTATCATTATCACTCACTGAAGACATAAAGAGAGTTGGGCAACACAAAAGGAAATAATGATGTGGTGAGGGGACACGCGAATATTAGTCCCAATATTAATCCCACACCTCAGATTTACATGTAATAATGCTCGTTAAACAGTCATAACCACGATGCAAAGTCACAGATTCGGAAAGAAACATATGCAAAAGCTTTACGAATATTACAAGTACGATACTTTATGCTACTTTCTTTTGCAGTGGCTATAATAACGTGGAACTCATTCAAAATTTAGGAGCGTTATTCAGTACTAGTTGAGCATACGttatattaaatagaaaatgaaatagtaAATCAAATGGATAATCAGGCGTTATATCTCGATAATTGCAGTTGTTGTTGTCGCAACTTGGATGTAAGGACCTCGTACCTTTATACCCTGGACGAAACTGGTGGAGTAGAGCCAATCGTAATCATAATAATAGAAAttggaaaatatatataacctgTGGAGTTGGAATGTGGAATAGAAGAAGCGACTTTAAAATCATTTGAAGGGCCAGGTTTTGGGGGTCTTGCGTGCAAACAGATAACATAGCCATTCAAGAGTTGCAATCGCATtcctaaaaaaagaataagataattatattaattagtcACTGCCAAGCTAAGCATTATATAGCACATCCAAGGGAATCTTAGAGCAGCAAATTATAGTGTGACAACGTCATCCGCATTAATTCACTTTCAGGTAGACCCAAGGTGCCAACTTGGTCGGCACAACTTGCaaatactaaaaaaacattCCAAACATTACCCCCAATTATCGCTCACCATATACTCGTATCAGTAAGacgaataataaattaaataatatatatacctgAACcgtattttatctatttttcactttattttattcaattaaataaaagaacaattaTCATTATctacattttttctcttttctatttattttcttccttccAAAACAAGTTGTAGCATGCAAGGAAACATAAATAAAAGtctttatggttttttttaagatatataattttttgaataaaaagtatgttaaaattttataataattagataATTTTGAAACTAATTAGTAagcattcaaaaaaattattttattatatttttaaaatttgttttaaaaaaattaaaatgtcataaaaacagccaaacatcttttcttaaataaaaataagtgtatCCTATATGTCTCTATAAAAACGTATAActaaatgtaatatat of Glycine soja cultivar W05 chromosome 1, ASM419377v2, whole genome shotgun sequence contains these proteins:
- the LOC114422307 gene encoding peroxidase 51-like, with the translated sequence MALLNLILVWLFFLSLCLYSCPTSAQLSRHHYAKTCPNVENIVREAVKKKFHQTFVTVPATIRLFFHDCFVQGCDASVLVASTKNNKAEKDHPDNLSLAGDGFDTVIKAKEAVDAVPLCRNKVSCADILAMATRDVIALAGGPFYEVELGRFDGLRSKSSDVNRRLPQAEFNLNQLNSLFAANGLTQTEMIALSGAHTVGFSHCNKFTNRVYNFKSKSRVDPTLNEKYATQLRSMCPRNVDPRIAIDMDPTTPRSFDNVYFKNLQQGKGLFSSDQVLFTDSRSKATVNAFASSSNIFHANFAAAMTKLGRVGVKNAQNGNIRTDCSVI